In one Echinicola marina genomic region, the following are encoded:
- a CDS encoding TonB-dependent receptor plug domain-containing protein: MNKSIVPFTKKGRKLAASIVLAGLYFSPSQTFSQDTTELEEVVVTGTKFEIPIEKSGKSIYKLDQEAIEQNAGKTVADLLNEVPGIQIEGNFGSPGTNINYFVRGASSKNTLILIDGVPINDPSGIASTYDLRLLSLDQVASIEVLKGGLSTLYGTGASAAVISIKLKSGLQDKTLAGSVDINGGSYGTYRGGLNLHGKSNKFNYMLSGSTYLSDGFSSASEEQSPTPFGKDGMKRQNALLKLGYAFSDRFQLDFVSAYDDMEADYDDNTFTDADNQQTNQQFRIGLTPSYTYSKGTIKLKSIYNINEREFISSFPSEYKGRNLQLDLTQEHQILNGLKGLWGVNLQQLSYEQPGELNFDENKFTLVDPYASLFYESNSGFNLHGGARLNTHSEYNSKFVYNLNPSYLTAISDRVSMKILASVSSSYVTPTLYQLNSPLYGNTQLQPEESINYEQGISFYIGKDFTVNLVHFTRDESNPIDFVSIYDEEGNYVRGEYQNTTNERRVEGFEADLSWKVNQFFEINGNYAHVSTDKPETFYRIPKNKWGMAFLAKPTDNTVVSLKYNFTSKRTIYDWGYGGELELDSYGLIDLYAQQAVLNKKLKLYAGINNLLDEEFTAIYGYTTRGRNFNIGASYQF; this comes from the coding sequence TTCCAATAGAAAAATCCGGAAAGTCTATTTACAAACTGGATCAAGAAGCCATTGAACAAAATGCAGGCAAAACTGTCGCCGACCTGCTCAATGAAGTCCCCGGAATACAAATAGAAGGTAATTTCGGCTCACCAGGTACCAACATCAATTATTTTGTCAGAGGTGCTAGCAGTAAAAACACCCTAATTCTCATAGACGGTGTCCCTATCAATGATCCCTCTGGAATAGCCTCTACCTATGACCTCAGGTTACTATCTTTGGACCAAGTAGCATCCATTGAAGTTTTAAAGGGTGGATTGAGCACACTGTATGGAACAGGAGCTTCCGCTGCAGTTATCAGCATTAAACTTAAATCTGGACTACAGGATAAAACCTTGGCAGGTTCTGTGGATATCAATGGAGGTTCATATGGCACCTACAGAGGAGGGCTTAACCTTCACGGTAAAAGCAATAAATTTAATTATATGCTTTCAGGAAGCACCTACCTTTCAGATGGATTTTCATCTGCATCCGAAGAACAATCCCCTACTCCATTTGGGAAAGACGGCATGAAAAGGCAAAATGCCCTATTGAAATTGGGTTATGCCTTTTCAGACCGATTTCAATTGGACTTTGTTTCTGCCTATGATGATATGGAGGCTGATTATGACGACAATACTTTCACCGACGCTGATAACCAACAGACCAATCAGCAATTTAGAATAGGCTTAACGCCTAGCTATACCTATAGCAAGGGAACGATCAAACTCAAGTCAATTTATAATATCAATGAAAGGGAATTTATCAGTAGCTTTCCAAGTGAATACAAAGGAAGAAACTTGCAGCTCGACCTGACCCAAGAACATCAAATCCTAAATGGCCTAAAAGGTCTCTGGGGTGTAAACCTGCAGCAACTCTCTTACGAACAGCCTGGTGAATTGAACTTTGATGAGAATAAATTCACTTTGGTCGATCCCTATGCAAGTTTATTCTACGAATCCAACAGTGGCTTTAACCTTCATGGTGGAGCCCGATTAAATACGCATTCGGAATACAACAGCAAATTCGTTTACAACCTGAACCCATCTTATTTAACAGCCATTTCTGATAGGGTAAGCATGAAAATTCTTGCCTCGGTTTCCAGCTCCTATGTCACTCCCACGCTATACCAATTGAATTCCCCTCTTTACGGAAATACCCAGCTTCAACCTGAGGAATCCATCAATTATGAACAGGGCATATCCTTCTATATTGGCAAAGACTTCACTGTGAACTTGGTACATTTCACAAGGGATGAATCAAACCCGATTGACTTCGTTTCTATCTACGATGAAGAGGGCAATTATGTGAGAGGCGAATACCAAAATACTACTAACGAAAGACGGGTGGAAGGATTTGAAGCTGATCTTTCGTGGAAAGTAAACCAGTTCTTCGAGATAAACGGAAACTATGCCCACGTAAGTACCGATAAACCAGAAACATTTTACCGAATCCCAAAAAACAAATGGGGAATGGCCTTCCTGGCCAAGCCAACGGACAATACAGTGGTTTCCTTGAAATATAATTTCACCAGCAAGAGAACCATTTATGATTGGGGCTATGGTGGAGAATTGGAATTGGATAGTTATGGCCTAATAGACCTCTACGCCCAACAAGCAGTTCTAAATAAAAAGCTTAAATTATATGCCGGAATAAATAATTTACTGGACGAAGAATTTACGGCGATTTATGGTTACACCACCAGAGGAAGAAACTTTAATATTGGTGCCAGTTATCAATTTTAA
- a CDS encoding DUF5522 domain-containing protein: MVKEKHCPNCQNKFHCSSQCWCSAFPPIFPLEDGKGCLCPSCLKAEAINSINNYTASLDGQKVKTIQKLGLPEQLIEGIDYTINEQGFYVFTAWYLLRQGKCCGNGCKNCPYDKINKS; the protein is encoded by the coding sequence ATGGTCAAAGAAAAGCACTGTCCCAATTGTCAAAACAAATTTCACTGTTCCAGCCAATGCTGGTGCAGTGCTTTTCCTCCTATTTTCCCCTTGGAAGATGGCAAAGGCTGCCTTTGTCCTAGCTGCTTAAAAGCGGAAGCCATCAACAGCATTAACAATTACACCGCATCCCTGGATGGCCAAAAGGTTAAAACAATCCAAAAACTGGGATTGCCGGAACAACTAATAGAAGGTATAGACTATACCATAAATGAACAAGGCTTTTACGTCTTCACTGCTTGGTACCTGCTCAGACAGGGAAAGTGCTGTGGAAATGGTTGCAAGAATTGTCCTTATGATAAAATCAATAAATCATGA
- a CDS encoding bifunctional adenosylcobinamide kinase/adenosylcobinamide-phosphate guanylyltransferase produces MIYYITGGERSGKSRYAQELAEQLSESPYYLATSRIWDDDFKKRVDRHLADRDERWTTIEEEKYLSKVDISNKTIVMDCVTLWLTNWYADSKNDISYCLESCKKELEITFQNASDETNLIIISNEIGMGIHAQTAVARKFTELQGWINQFIAKNAHKATFMVSGLSIELK; encoded by the coding sequence ATGATCTATTATATTACTGGAGGTGAAAGATCCGGCAAAAGCCGCTACGCACAGGAACTGGCGGAACAACTCTCTGAAAGCCCCTATTATCTGGCCACTTCCAGAATTTGGGATGATGATTTCAAAAAAAGAGTAGATAGGCACCTTGCAGATAGGGATGAACGTTGGACCACCATCGAAGAGGAAAAATACCTCAGCAAGGTGGATATCTCAAACAAAACAATAGTGATGGACTGTGTAACCCTTTGGCTCACCAACTGGTACGCAGACAGTAAAAATGACATCAGTTACTGCTTGGAGTCCTGCAAAAAAGAACTTGAAATTACTTTTCAAAATGCCTCTGATGAGACCAACCTCATTATCATATCCAATGAAATCGGCATGGGAATACATGCACAAACAGCGGTAGCCAGAAAATTTACTGAACTCCAAGGCTGGATCAACCAATTCATTGCAAAGAACGCCCACAAAGCTACCTTTATGGTTTCTGGATTATCCATTGAGCTCAAATAA
- a CDS encoding Dph6-related ATP pyrophosphatase: protein MIKSIFNWSGGKDSALALYHILHEKKFEVTSLMTTVNAQFDRISMHGVRKELLYAQGSSIGLPIKEIRLPEMPSMSDYDRIMKENLEPLKNENISHSIFGDIFLEDLKKYREERLAEVGLKGHFPLWKKDTKWLIQEFLDLGFKTIVVCTKADLLPAEFVGKVIDQDFLKALPSSVDPCGENGEFHTFVFDGPIFNHPIEFDLGEKIFRSYESPKDLNDACLPKTEEKKQLSGFHYIDLIPKN, encoded by the coding sequence ATGATAAAAAGCATATTTAATTGGAGTGGTGGCAAAGACAGTGCATTGGCCCTGTACCATATACTCCATGAGAAGAAATTCGAGGTCACATCATTGATGACTACAGTTAATGCCCAATTTGACCGGATATCCATGCATGGGGTGCGCAAGGAATTACTATATGCCCAAGGCAGCTCCATCGGGCTCCCGATTAAAGAAATTCGACTGCCTGAAATGCCCAGTATGTCAGATTATGACCGGATCATGAAGGAAAACCTTGAGCCATTAAAAAATGAAAATATCAGCCATAGTATTTTCGGTGATATATTTTTGGAGGACCTAAAAAAATATAGAGAAGAACGATTGGCAGAAGTGGGGCTTAAAGGCCACTTTCCACTTTGGAAAAAAGACACCAAATGGCTTATCCAAGAATTCTTGGATCTGGGCTTTAAAACCATCGTGGTTTGCACCAAAGCAGATCTTTTGCCCGCTGAATTTGTAGGAAAAGTAATTGATCAGGATTTCTTGAAAGCCCTCCCCTCTTCAGTAGATCCATGCGGGGAAAATGGTGAATTTCACACCTTTGTTTTTGATGGCCCGATTTTCAATCATCCCATTGAATTTGATTTAGGAGAGAAAATTTTCAGAAGTTATGAATCGCCTAAGGACTTGAATGACGCTTGCCTGCCCAAAACAGAAGAAAAAAAACAACTTTCAGGCTTTCACTATATTGACCTTATTCCCAAAAACTGA
- the cobT gene encoding nicotinate-nucleotide--dimethylbenzimidazole phosphoribosyltransferase has translation MIKVEIDKIDNPQLKGVLQQKIDQKTKPIGALGQLEELALQIGMIQQSSNPILKKPQILVFAGDHGIAQEGLVNPYPQEVTFQMVMNFLSRKAAVNVIAQQNNIEVKVIDAGVNHDFGEAPGLIDAKIAFGTKNYLQEAAMTLAEAEMAMTKGADMVEKAFELGTNIIGFGEMGIGNSSSAALIMQAVCKFPLKDCVGLGTGTDPEQLKKKLETLEKVVDFHTSSEDPLAILASFGGFEIAQICGAMLKAAEKKMIIMVDGFISTAALLLAHKMHPAIKAYCIFTHCSNEKGHRAMLDYLKAKPVLNLEMRLGEGSGVAVAYPVIAAACTFLNEMASFESAGVSKT, from the coding sequence ATGATCAAAGTTGAGATTGATAAAATTGACAACCCTCAATTAAAAGGGGTACTCCAACAAAAAATAGATCAAAAAACCAAGCCTATAGGCGCCTTGGGCCAATTAGAAGAGCTGGCCCTGCAAATCGGTATGATACAACAAAGTAGCAATCCAATACTGAAAAAGCCTCAAATCTTGGTTTTTGCTGGAGATCATGGTATCGCCCAAGAAGGCTTGGTCAACCCCTATCCTCAGGAAGTAACCTTTCAGATGGTCATGAATTTTCTTTCTCGCAAAGCTGCCGTAAATGTGATCGCTCAGCAGAACAATATTGAAGTTAAAGTTATCGATGCTGGGGTGAACCATGATTTTGGAGAAGCACCCGGGCTGATCGACGCAAAAATTGCATTTGGAACCAAAAATTATCTTCAGGAAGCCGCCATGACCCTAGCTGAAGCCGAAATGGCCATGACAAAAGGGGCTGATATGGTGGAGAAGGCATTTGAGCTAGGTACCAATATCATTGGCTTTGGCGAAATGGGCATTGGCAATAGTTCCTCCGCTGCTCTGATCATGCAGGCCGTTTGTAAATTCCCCCTAAAGGACTGTGTAGGTTTAGGTACTGGAACCGATCCTGAGCAGTTAAAGAAAAAGCTTGAAACCTTAGAAAAAGTCGTTGATTTTCATACTAGTAGTGAAGATCCATTGGCAATTTTAGCTAGTTTTGGGGGATTTGAAATTGCTCAAATATGTGGGGCTATGTTAAAGGCAGCCGAAAAAAAGATGATCATCATGGTAGATGGTTTTATTTCCACTGCTGCACTATTGCTAGCCCATAAGATGCATCCTGCCATCAAAGCCTATTGTATATTTACCCATTGTTCCAATGAAAAGGGACACCGGGCCATGTTAGATTACTTAAAAGCAAAACCAGTTTTAAATCTGGAAATGAGGCTTGGTGAAGGGTCTGGAGTAGCTGTTGCTTATCCGGTTATTGCTGCAGCCTGTACCTTTCTAAATGAAATGGCCAGTTTTGAAAGTGCCGGCGTAAGCAAGACTTAA
- a CDS encoding adenosylcobinamide-GDP ribazoletransferase, translating to MKKEIQAFFTAVMFYTRIPCPSWVDHSEEYLNLSRKYFPMIGWIVGGISGLIVLLFLNFLSVKITIFLSMGISMLLTGGFHEDGFADTLDGFGGGWTKEKILSIMKDSRLGTYGVLGLLILLPVKFLALMELVNWAKGNAYSFEFYQSLLACFISGHAISRYMALTFFKTHQYAKLNDTIGSKSKPMAKEKINNMDLFVATITGLLPLALFQNYIVFLVLIPCFITKWWLGRWFNKWIGGFTGDTLGAVQQITEVIFYLSLLIIWKFS from the coding sequence ATGAAGAAAGAGATACAGGCTTTCTTTACTGCAGTAATGTTTTATACCCGTATTCCCTGTCCTAGTTGGGTAGACCACTCCGAGGAGTATTTGAATCTATCCAGGAAATATTTCCCTATGATAGGCTGGATAGTCGGTGGAATTTCCGGTTTGATCGTACTGCTCTTTTTGAATTTCCTTTCGGTCAAAATCACCATTTTCCTCTCCATGGGAATTAGCATGCTGTTGACAGGAGGTTTTCATGAAGATGGTTTTGCAGATACACTTGATGGTTTTGGAGGAGGCTGGACCAAAGAAAAGATCCTTAGCATTATGAAGGACAGCCGGTTGGGCACCTATGGTGTACTTGGACTATTGATACTTTTACCTGTAAAGTTTCTGGCATTGATGGAATTGGTCAATTGGGCCAAGGGAAATGCCTATTCCTTTGAGTTCTACCAGTCTTTACTAGCCTGTTTTATATCAGGACATGCCATCAGTAGGTATATGGCTTTGACCTTTTTCAAAACTCATCAATATGCCAAATTAAACGATACGATCGGTAGTAAATCTAAACCAATGGCCAAGGAAAAAATCAATAATATGGACCTCTTTGTGGCTACTATAACCGGACTTCTACCACTGGCACTATTCCAAAATTATATCGTTTTCCTAGTATTGATTCCTTGCTTTATCACAAAATGGTGGTTAGGCCGCTGGTTCAATAAATGGATTGGTGGTTTTACTGGAGACACCTTAGGAGCTGTACAACAGATCACCGAGGTCATCTTTTACCTGAGTCTATTGATCATATGGAAATTTTCCTGA
- the cobC gene encoding alpha-ribazole phosphatase, protein MEIFLIRHTQPAIEKGICYGQTDLELASSFEKDLRLVEENLPQNINFQSIYSSPLKRCKKLAVGLFGNFIIEDHRLKELDFGDWEMKAWNKIPHKELNPWMEDFVHTPCPNGESYHKLSNRGIDFLNELNKLPAGPIAIVTHAGPIRAMHAHVNNIALKDSFDLKVEYGEIIRLQLDNVQSI, encoded by the coding sequence ATGGAAATTTTCCTGATACGGCATACACAACCGGCCATAGAAAAGGGGATTTGCTATGGCCAAACGGACTTGGAGTTGGCCAGTAGTTTTGAAAAGGACTTAAGATTGGTAGAAGAAAACCTTCCCCAAAATATCAATTTCCAATCCATCTATTCCAGTCCTTTAAAAAGATGTAAAAAACTTGCCGTCGGACTCTTTGGGAATTTCATAATAGAAGACCATAGACTCAAGGAACTTGATTTTGGGGATTGGGAAATGAAAGCTTGGAATAAAATCCCTCATAAAGAACTCAATCCATGGATGGAAGATTTTGTCCATACCCCCTGCCCCAATGGAGAATCCTACCATAAACTTTCAAACAGAGGCATTGATTTTTTGAATGAACTAAACAAATTGCCGGCTGGTCCTATTGCTATTGTCACGCATGCCGGGCCCATTCGGGCCATGCATGCACATGTCAATAATATTGCTTTAAAAGATTCCTTTGACCTAAAAGTGGAATATGGAGAAATAATTAGGCTTCAATTAGATAATGTGCAATCTATTTAG
- a CDS encoding DUF4198 domain-containing protein — MKTKFSLLLAMALLINLGNAMAHALWIETAIKGKKGEAQEIKIYYGEYAEGVIEQVEDWYSDVKEFELWLIDPEGNKTLLETEEKKDHFTSSFTPEMDGVYRLQIGHAAQDLGGEYLYQFNTATQVSVGKVNEMGLEGAKTDLALLLSSPVNGKLKESLSFKTYFKNNPKAGVKVAVASPEGWSKEYESNEEGEVTIDTPWKGQYLIEATYTEEVSGEHHGAPYEFIWRCATQSIEK; from the coding sequence ATGAAAACTAAATTCAGCTTATTATTGGCCATGGCTTTATTGATCAACTTAGGCAATGCTATGGCACATGCATTATGGATCGAAACAGCCATCAAAGGAAAAAAGGGAGAAGCACAAGAAATCAAAATTTACTATGGTGAGTATGCAGAAGGGGTGATAGAGCAAGTGGAAGATTGGTATTCAGATGTAAAGGAATTTGAGCTTTGGTTGATCGACCCTGAGGGTAACAAAACCCTTTTGGAAACTGAAGAAAAAAAGGATCATTTTACCAGTAGTTTTACTCCTGAGATGGATGGAGTGTACCGTCTTCAGATAGGACATGCTGCCCAGGATCTAGGAGGGGAGTATCTCTATCAATTCAATACTGCCACACAAGTAAGTGTCGGAAAAGTCAATGAGATGGGCCTAGAGGGAGCCAAAACAGATTTGGCTTTGCTCTTGTCTTCACCAGTTAATGGAAAGCTGAAAGAAAGCCTGTCATTTAAGACCTACTTTAAGAATAATCCTAAAGCAGGAGTGAAAGTTGCTGTGGCCAGTCCAGAAGGTTGGAGCAAGGAATATGAGTCAAATGAAGAAGGCGAAGTGACCATTGATACACCGTGGAAAGGGCAATACCTCATTGAAGCGACTTATACAGAAGAAGTATCCGGAGAGCATCATGGGGCCCCGTATGAATTTATCTGGAGATGTGCCACCCAAAGTATAGAAAAATAG
- a CDS encoding TonB-dependent receptor, with product MKRLLLLMLFLCTGEVLYAQSTGTITGLVQDEVGNPLPYASVILEGTSYGAATGEAGDYQFTAPAGNYTLVVSEVGFASFQKRISIKTGQVNQLPVVVLKEAQEVLGEFTVRGQRSEYKVDKASGSLRLNTPLIEAPQNIQVITAQSLEDQQIMDMADGVLRNVSGATRLEHWGNLYARVNMRGSRVAAFRNGMNVTSNWGPLTEDMSFVENIEFVKGPAGFMMSNGNPSGIYNVVTKKPTGQTKGSVNLTLGSFDLYRGALDLDGRLSKDGKLLYRLNVMGQSQNSFQNYTFQNRYSIAPVLSYQLDDKTKLTLEYAYQHVKMSNVGSAYVFSTEGYGIYDQSFTIAEPGLDPTKIDDHSIMANLQHDINDHWKVTGQLAYFNYSQEGSSMWLNGIEGTNLQRYASIWDALNESAYGQVYLNGEVKTGGINHRVLAGLDMGTKEYLADWSQSHQLDTEEIPFDLENPSYGYPANGLPKFDRSMSLKQRANTSVILQSYSGFYAQDELGFFDNSLRLTLAGRYTYVSQNSYGTTVEDSKITPRIGLSYTVDNQTAVYALYDQAFVPQSGVLKNGNPAKPITGNNMELGLKRDFFDGKWSTGLSIYRIFKDNELVSDPENPTAPYSLQMQTRTQGIEFDARGELAPGLVLTANYAYTDSEITEDERAGEFSQVGQPVAGFAKHLANGWLSYSLQNGSLKGFGISAGFTFQGDRTTWNWPGDGQMALPDYFKLDGGLSWENNNLIIRANVFNVLNKYLYSGSAYATYYYYQAEAPRNARLSVGFKF from the coding sequence ATGAAAAGACTATTACTTTTAATGCTTTTTCTATGTACCGGAGAGGTACTGTATGCCCAGTCTACGGGCACAATAACTGGCCTTGTCCAGGATGAGGTTGGGAATCCTTTACCTTATGCATCGGTGATCTTGGAAGGAACTTCATATGGGGCAGCTACAGGTGAAGCAGGGGACTATCAATTCACTGCACCGGCAGGGAATTATACCTTAGTAGTGTCAGAAGTAGGGTTTGCTTCTTTTCAGAAAAGAATAAGTATAAAAACTGGACAGGTCAATCAACTACCTGTGGTGGTATTGAAGGAAGCTCAGGAAGTATTGGGAGAGTTTACAGTAAGAGGCCAAAGGAGTGAATATAAAGTAGATAAAGCCTCTGGTAGTTTGCGCTTAAATACCCCATTGATAGAGGCTCCGCAGAATATTCAGGTCATCACAGCTCAGTCATTGGAGGACCAGCAGATTATGGATATGGCAGATGGTGTGTTACGGAATGTCAGTGGGGCCACACGTCTAGAGCATTGGGGTAACCTATATGCACGTGTAAACATGCGCGGCTCCCGGGTAGCTGCTTTCAGAAACGGTATGAATGTGACTTCTAACTGGGGACCTTTGACAGAGGATATGAGTTTTGTAGAGAATATAGAATTTGTAAAAGGGCCTGCTGGATTTATGATGTCCAATGGGAATCCAAGCGGTATATATAATGTAGTGACCAAAAAGCCAACCGGTCAGACAAAGGGGAGTGTTAACCTAACTTTGGGCAGTTTTGATCTGTATCGCGGTGCTTTGGATTTAGATGGAAGGTTAAGCAAAGATGGAAAATTACTTTATAGACTAAATGTAATGGGACAGTCCCAGAATTCTTTCCAGAATTATACCTTTCAAAACAGGTACAGTATAGCTCCAGTGTTAAGTTACCAGTTGGATGATAAAACCAAACTGACACTGGAATATGCTTACCAGCATGTCAAGATGTCCAATGTCGGTTCAGCTTATGTTTTTTCTACAGAGGGATATGGTATTTATGATCAAAGTTTTACCATTGCTGAGCCAGGTCTTGACCCTACTAAAATCGACGATCACAGTATTATGGCCAACTTGCAACATGATATTAATGATCATTGGAAAGTAACTGGACAGCTGGCTTACTTTAACTATAGTCAAGAAGGAAGTTCGATGTGGCTGAATGGTATAGAGGGCACTAATTTACAGCGGTATGCATCCATTTGGGATGCCTTGAATGAAAGTGCTTATGGACAGGTTTATCTCAATGGAGAGGTAAAAACAGGTGGAATCAATCACCGTGTTTTGGCAGGATTGGACATGGGAACCAAAGAATATTTGGCTGATTGGAGTCAATCTCATCAACTGGACACTGAGGAAATCCCATTTGATTTGGAAAATCCATCTTACGGCTACCCGGCAAATGGTTTACCGAAGTTTGATCGCAGTATGAGCTTAAAACAAAGGGCCAATACTTCTGTGATTTTACAATCTTATTCAGGATTTTATGCGCAGGATGAGTTGGGGTTCTTTGACAATTCACTAAGGCTGACCCTCGCAGGAAGGTATACCTACGTTTCGCAGAACTCTTACGGTACTACGGTAGAAGATAGTAAAATAACGCCAAGAATTGGTTTGAGTTATACAGTGGATAATCAGACCGCTGTATATGCACTTTATGATCAGGCTTTTGTGCCACAGTCTGGTGTGCTAAAGAACGGTAATCCGGCCAAACCAATAACGGGTAATAATATGGAATTGGGCTTGAAACGTGACTTTTTCGATGGGAAATGGAGTACAGGTCTTTCTATTTACAGAATTTTCAAAGACAATGAATTGGTTTCAGATCCTGAAAATCCTACGGCTCCCTATTCCCTTCAAATGCAAACCAGAACCCAAGGGATAGAGTTTGATGCTAGGGGAGAGTTGGCCCCAGGCCTGGTGCTAACGGCCAACTATGCCTATACCGATTCAGAGATTACAGAAGATGAGAGAGCAGGAGAATTTTCCCAAGTTGGGCAACCCGTAGCAGGTTTTGCTAAGCATCTCGCCAATGGTTGGTTAAGCTATTCGCTCCAAAATGGTAGTTTGAAAGGTTTTGGCATCAGTGCCGGTTTTACTTTCCAAGGAGATAGGACTACTTGGAACTGGCCTGGAGATGGCCAGATGGCACTCCCTGATTATTTTAAATTGGATGGAGGACTGTCTTGGGAAAACAATAATCTCATCATCAGGGCTAATGTCTTCAATGTGCTCAACAAGTATCTCTATTCTGGATCAGCCTATGCTACTTACTATTATTATCAGGCAGAGGCCCCAAGAAATGCCCGTTTGAGCGTTGGATTTAAATTTTAA
- a CDS encoding bifunctional helix-turn-helix domain-containing protein/methylated-DNA--[protein]-cysteine S-methyltransferase, with translation MKSQEDITYQRVAEALSYLQENFKKQPNLNEIAEEASLSPFHFQRIFTEWAGVSPKKFLQFISLGHAKKILRETNTNLLEASMEAGLSGTGRLHDLFVNIEGMTPGEYKNGGTNLQINYSFSGTPFGEILVASTSKGICYLAFLEDEPYTIEGLVSRFPNASFKNREDQLQQNALRIFQQDWTKMDQIKLHLKGSDFQLKVWESLLKIPMGKLTTYGQIAEKINNPKASRAVGTAIGSNPVAFLIPCHRVIQASGIFGGYMWGPARKTAIIGWEAAMIDKRH, from the coding sequence ATGAAAAGCCAAGAAGATATTACATATCAAAGAGTAGCAGAAGCCCTCTCCTATCTCCAAGAAAACTTCAAAAAACAGCCCAACTTAAATGAAATAGCTGAAGAAGCTAGCCTAAGCCCTTTCCATTTTCAGCGCATCTTTACGGAATGGGCAGGCGTTAGTCCAAAGAAGTTCCTGCAATTTATTAGCTTGGGACATGCCAAAAAGATCCTCAGAGAAACCAATACCAACCTTTTGGAGGCCAGTATGGAAGCTGGACTTTCTGGAACTGGAAGGTTGCATGATCTCTTTGTCAATATTGAAGGGATGACCCCTGGAGAATATAAAAATGGTGGTACCAACTTGCAGATCAATTATAGTTTTTCGGGAACACCCTTTGGTGAAATTCTAGTGGCTTCCACCTCAAAAGGAATTTGTTATTTGGCTTTTCTGGAAGATGAGCCTTACACAATAGAGGGTTTAGTTAGCCGTTTCCCCAATGCCAGTTTCAAAAATCGAGAAGACCAGTTACAGCAAAATGCGCTGCGTATCTTCCAGCAAGATTGGACCAAAATGGATCAAATCAAACTCCACCTTAAGGGCAGCGACTTTCAACTGAAGGTTTGGGAAAGCCTCTTGAAAATCCCGATGGGTAAACTTACTACTTATGGACAAATCGCTGAGAAAATCAACAATCCTAAAGCCTCCCGGGCCGTGGGAACAGCTATTGGAAGTAATCCTGTGGCCTTTCTTATTCCCTGCCACCGGGTTATCCAAGCCAGTGGTATCTTTGGTGGCTATATGTGGGGACCAGCAAGAAAAACAGCTATTATTGGCTGGGAAGCAGCAATGATAGACAAAAGACATTAG
- a CDS encoding alpha-ketoglutarate-dependent dioxygenase AlkB family protein: MDLFNQNSLSNLLPYDGTVHYYGKILSDQQSLFFFERLMSNIEWQHDEAIIYGKHYITKRKVAWYGDLPYTYSYSNTCKKALPWTEELKHLKSLVEEKSSVIFNSCLLNLYHNGTEGMAYHSDSEKSLGENTVITSLSLGAERKFTLKHKNSKQTVSILLENGSLLVMKGSTQSHWLHRLPPTKKVTRPRISLTFRTIVDQ; this comes from the coding sequence ATGGACCTATTCAATCAGAACAGCCTTTCAAACCTGCTACCATATGACGGGACAGTGCATTATTATGGAAAAATCCTTAGCGATCAACAATCACTGTTTTTCTTTGAAAGGTTAATGTCCAATATTGAATGGCAACATGATGAGGCCATAATTTATGGCAAGCATTATATCACCAAAAGAAAGGTTGCTTGGTATGGCGACCTACCCTATACATACAGTTATTCCAATACCTGCAAGAAAGCCCTCCCCTGGACAGAAGAACTGAAACATTTGAAAAGCTTGGTAGAAGAAAAGTCCAGTGTCATCTTCAATTCATGTCTCCTCAACCTCTACCATAATGGTACAGAAGGAATGGCCTACCACAGCGACAGCGAAAAGTCCTTGGGTGAAAACACAGTAATCACCTCTTTGAGCTTGGGAGCAGAGCGCAAATTCACCCTCAAACATAAAAACAGCAAGCAAACTGTTTCTATACTCTTAGAAAATGGCAGTCTTTTGGTCATGAAAGGGAGCACCCAAAGCCATTGGCTGCACAGGCTTCCCCCCACCAAAAAGGTCACTAGGCCCAGGATCAGTTTGACTTTTAGAACCATCGTAGACCAATAA